The genomic region GCTAAAAGAAAATTGCCCTAGTGTAGATATACAATATTATGATTGTGATTCAGTAGATAGGCTGATTAGAGCTTTGGAAAAAGTAAATAGCTTACCGGAATTAGTTGCATACATCAAGCAAGCCAGGAAGTAAAAATATGTCGCAAAGTCTTCACTTTCACCGAATTAAGTGCTTTGATGCTAAAGTCATCCAAAGTTTTGATATTGAAACTATTTTGAGAATGCTAAAAGCAGGTCTTGGCCAAGAAAAATCAAACATTGATGAAACCACTTATGACTTATTTTTTGAACCGATAGAAGAAATCACTATCTCTCTAAGCGCTAACGATCCTAAGTTAGAAAAATTATTAGGTACAGGTGCTAAAAATCTTCTACATCCAAACTCCAGATATTACTTGGTTACTGAAGAACTCTCCAAAGTCATTAACGAGATGTCTTGGAAACTGGCTATATCTGAACTTAAAAGCAGCACTCAATCCCAAGAAACCTGTAAAGAATACTTTAAAGATTGCGCTATGTTAAAAATATGGTACAACCAAAAAATACTCATGGTTGAGGCTTCTTAATTTATGCAGAATGCTATAATTATGCGGTGCGTTAGCCCAGCGTAACGCACCCGACTGTTGTTAATGGCCTAAAAGTTTATCGCGCAAATGCTTGATGCGATCGCGCAATTTCGCCGCCTCCTCAAATTCCAACTTTTTCGCCGCTTCCTTCATCTGCGCTTCCAACTGAGAAATCAACTCCGGAACCTCATCTAAAGTAAGTTCATCCGCTTGTTCGTAAGCTTTTTCCAACTCCTGCGAATTCAGACGTCGCGAAACTTCCAGAAAGTCCAAAATAGAGTTTCTGGACTTTTTCACAATAGGCTGAGGTGTAATCCCGTGCATTCGGTTGTATGCTATTTGAATGTTGCGCCGACGTTCCGTTTCGTCAATTGCTTTAATCATGCTATCTGTCAGATTATCTGCATACAAAATAGCTTGACCTTGGACGTGACGCGCCGCACGACCGATCGTTTGAATTAAAGAACGTTCTGCACGCAAAAATCCTTCTTTGTCGGCATCCAAAATCGCCACCAAAGAAACCTCTGGCAAATCCAAACCTTCCCGCAACAAGTTAACTCCAATCAGCACATCAAAACTGCCCGATCGCAAATCTTGCAAAATCTCAATCCGCTCGATCGATTGAATCTCCGAATGTAAATATCTTACCCGAATACCTCGGTCTTGCAAATACTCCGTTAAATCCTCCGCCATCCGTTTGGTTAAAGTTGTAATCAGCACCCGTTCCTGTCGCTTTACCCTATCTTTAATCTCACCCAACAAATCATCAACTTGTCCCTCTGTCGGACGTACAAAAATTTCTGGGTCTACCACACCAGTCGGTCGAATCACTTGTTCCACAACTCGATCTGCCGATATTTCTATTTCCCAGTTACCCGGTGTGGCGGAAACGAATATGCACTGATTGACCTTCGTCCAGAATTCCTCTGCTTTCAAAGGACGATTATCTGCCGCACTGGGAAGGCGAAAACCATGCTCGATCAGCACTTTTTTGCGAGCTTGGTCGCCATTATACATCCCTCGGATTTGCGGAACGGTGACGTGAGATTCATCAATCACCAAAAGCCAATCTTTCGGGAAATAATCAATCAAACATTCTGGCGGTTCTCCCGCATGACGACCTGCCAAATGACGAGAATAATTTTCTACCCCATTGCAATAACCGACTTCCCGCAACATTTCCAAATCGTACCGCGTGCGCTGATCTAACCTTTGCGCTTCCAGCAGTTTACCATCTTTTTGTAATTCTGCCAACCGCTCTTTTAGTTCCTGCTGAATATCATTGCAAGCAGCTTCCAATTTTTCGTCTGGCGTGACAAAGTGACGCGCTGGATAAATATTTATCGCATCCAAACTCTGAATAATTTCTCCCGTTACAGGGTCAACGTAGCGGATAGCATCAATTTCATCTCCAAAGAATTCTACGCGCACAATTCTATCTTCATAAGCGGGGCCAATTTCCAACACATCGCCGCGTAACCGAAACTTTCCTCGACCAATTTCTGTATTGTTGCGGTTGTATTGGACAATAGCTAAATCGCGCAATATTTGCCGCTGATTGACTTCTTTTCCCACTTGCAAAGGAATCGCCGCTTTCAGATATTCCGAGGGAATACCCAATCCGTAAATGCAGCTGATAGAAGCAACTACAATGACATCGCGACGCTCGAACAGCGATCGAGTCGCCGAGTGTCGCAGCATATCAATTTCATCGTTAATTGCCGCTGTTTTTTCGATGTAAGTATCGGTGACTGGCAGATATGCTTCCGGTTGATAGTAATCGTAATAACTGACAAAGTATTCAACGGCATTATTGGGAAAAAACTCCCGCAACTCGTTACACAACTGCGCGGCTAAAGTTTTGTTGTGTGCCAAAACTAAAGTAGGTTTGCCCACTTTTTCAATTACCGCACCAACGGTAAATGTTTTTCCCGTTCCCGTTGCACCTAGCAGAGTTTGGCAGCGATGACCTGCTTGGATGTGTTCGACCAGGCGATCGATCGCTTGCGGTTGGTCGCCCGTCGGCTTAAACGGCGCTTGCAGACTAAATTGCCCCATAACCATTCTTCAAAGATACCTTAATTATGATAACGAAATCTAGAATTAGTCGTTTGATTGCCAACTTCAGGAAGATTTTTTTGTGATTCTAAAACCAACTGGTTTAAATCAAGTTTTACACTGCTTTTGAAAACAAAACCTACTTTTATATGATAACATTTATTCCCCGATTTTACCATCCAGTATGTCTTAGAGCATAGGCCGCTGGGCTCAAGCTACAAGCCCAACAATGTACCTTGTGGGAGAAGCTTAAAGGTAAAAATTGTTAATAAAGTGAATATGTATTGAACAGAACAGTTTACCTTTACAGTTGACTGTTGAAAATCGCATAAAAAGGAGAAACAAAATGAACTTAGAAGAAAGAGCCAAAGCAACCGCTAAAAACATTGAAGGCAAAGCTCAAGAAGCATTGGGAAACGTCACTGGCGATCCCGAAGATCGGGCTGAAGGAAAAATGAAACAAGCTGAATCGGAAGCGCGGCACACCAAAGAAGATATCAAAGACAAGGCCAAGGAAATAGTCGATCGCGCCTAAACCTTTGTCAGGTTAAGGTCTAGGTAACTCAACAGTTGTCTAGACCTTTTGAAATGATTTAACCGACGCACCAATAAAGAGATATTCGGTTAACCAACCATCTGTCGTGTTGCAGGAGATTGACGTGATTTTCATACAGCAAAGCCGCAAAATTTTGACAGCCTTAGTTCTAGTTTTAGTCTTGACAGTGACTACCGCCTGTGGCGGAGTTTCTCAAGCTACTCAAAGACCGCAACTGCCTGTCGCTAGTAGCCAAACTTATACTCAACTAGAACGCGGTAGTACCTCGGCAGGTCAGAAGTTTGGCGATTGGGTAGTTCAAACAGCGAAGGGAATCATCCAGGACGCTTACGTGCGGGATAACAACAAATTGGGTGTTGTAATTTCGCAGCAAGTAAAGCCAAATGAAGTGCAAAATTTAGCGCGATCGCTCCTGCAAGGTTTCCATAAAAACTTCCCCAATCAAGATGTGTCTGTTCTGATGTATGCGCCTGATAAAAAACTGATTTTGACGGCTCGATACGACGAGCAATCGAAACAGATTCAGTATCAATAAACTTGACAGCAAGTGCAATTTTTAGGAAACAGGAGATAAACAAATGCCTAGCAGCGAAGAATACAAACGGCAAATCATGAACGATTTGGCTAGCGGTAACGCCGAATCCATGAATGACGTGCCAGTTGACCCCTCCAGAGAATACGATAACTTTGATGATTTTGCACAGCGTTCTACCGTAGACGAACGTCGTCAAATGTT from Aerosakkonema funiforme FACHB-1375 harbors:
- the uvrB gene encoding excinuclease ABC subunit UvrB yields the protein MGQFSLQAPFKPTGDQPQAIDRLVEHIQAGHRCQTLLGATGTGKTFTVGAVIEKVGKPTLVLAHNKTLAAQLCNELREFFPNNAVEYFVSYYDYYQPEAYLPVTDTYIEKTAAINDEIDMLRHSATRSLFERRDVIVVASISCIYGLGIPSEYLKAAIPLQVGKEVNQRQILRDLAIVQYNRNNTEIGRGKFRLRGDVLEIGPAYEDRIVRVEFFGDEIDAIRYVDPVTGEIIQSLDAINIYPARHFVTPDEKLEAACNDIQQELKERLAELQKDGKLLEAQRLDQRTRYDLEMLREVGYCNGVENYSRHLAGRHAGEPPECLIDYFPKDWLLVIDESHVTVPQIRGMYNGDQARKKVLIEHGFRLPSAADNRPLKAEEFWTKVNQCIFVSATPGNWEIEISADRVVEQVIRPTGVVDPEIFVRPTEGQVDDLLGEIKDRVKRQERVLITTLTKRMAEDLTEYLQDRGIRVRYLHSEIQSIERIEILQDLRSGSFDVLIGVNLLREGLDLPEVSLVAILDADKEGFLRAERSLIQTIGRAARHVQGQAILYADNLTDSMIKAIDETERRRNIQIAYNRMHGITPQPIVKKSRNSILDFLEVSRRLNSQELEKAYEQADELTLDEVPELISQLEAQMKEAAKKLEFEEAAKLRDRIKHLRDKLLGH
- a CDS encoding CsbD family protein; its protein translation is MNLEERAKATAKNIEGKAQEALGNVTGDPEDRAEGKMKQAESEARHTKEDIKDKAKEIVDRA